In Halovivax gelatinilyticus, the following are encoded in one genomic region:
- a CDS encoding glycosyltransferase: protein MVDRTSLGRADERERSSERRRSGEFRRVRKLARANDRERTNEEPVVSVVVPAKDEASYLGETLASVAALDAMVPYEVLVVDGGSTDGTAEVASEYGATVVDGAGTTIAEGRNLGGALARGEWVAFVDADTTLRREYLTRMLEFAEREGLAAASSRCRITGPARARLMELTINHVFSRLRRPILPGFNFLIRREVFAATGGFPDVPNEDTAYSRRLARQYRTGYCPDVLVDSSGRRVAESGLTGTLVHYAKLDVGRIRAGGYPVTDSPGQRNE from the coding sequence ATGGTCGATCGGACGTCTCTCGGTCGGGCGGACGAACGTGAACGATCGAGCGAACGCAGACGGTCGGGCGAATTTCGACGGGTGAGGAAGCTCGCACGGGCGAACGATCGCGAACGGACGAACGAAGAGCCGGTAGTCAGCGTCGTCGTGCCGGCCAAGGACGAAGCGAGCTATCTGGGAGAGACGCTCGCGAGCGTGGCGGCGCTCGACGCGATGGTTCCGTACGAAGTGCTGGTCGTCGACGGCGGTTCGACGGACGGGACGGCAGAGGTCGCGAGCGAGTACGGCGCGACGGTCGTCGACGGGGCCGGAACGACGATCGCCGAGGGGCGAAACCTGGGGGGCGCGCTCGCCCGCGGGGAGTGGGTCGCGTTCGTCGACGCGGATACGACCCTTCGTCGGGAGTACCTGACCAGAATGCTCGAGTTCGCCGAGCGCGAGGGACTCGCGGCGGCGAGTTCTCGATGTCGAATCACCGGCCCCGCCCGGGCGCGGCTGATGGAGCTCACGATAAACCACGTCTTCTCACGGCTTCGACGGCCGATCCTTCCCGGGTTCAACTTCCTGATACGACGAGAGGTCTTCGCGGCGACGGGCGGCTTTCCCGACGTTCCCAACGAGGATACGGCCTACAGCAGACGACTCGCGAGGCAGTATCGGACGGGCTACTGTCCCGACGTGCTAGTAGACAGTTCAGGCCGGCGAGTCGCCGAGAGCGGTCTCACGGGAACGCTCGTCCACTACGCGAAACTCGACGTGGGACGGATACGAGCCGGTGGGTACCCGGTGACCGACTCACCCGGACAGCGAAACGAGTGA
- a CDS encoding winged helix-turn-helix domain-containing protein — protein MTDGDLNRTDVESAFSLLSHEIRLDILLALLDEWAGAYTAAKSYSELMDAVGMNDSGKFNYHLERLRGVYVRKTDDGYVPTASATALYRMVLAHRPTESTDQSIDVDAPCPSCGADAIGRYEGSFLTVACAACEWPGLTYGFPANGLENRTGDDVLEAVERRTLHHAALGGSGQCPFCAGTTEVLVFADDNRSDRGTIRGVLDGDDSPSNSTGAEASTAESAPPTEDPRVELACETRSWIVDVSLLVPLCFEPQVSRLLDRLDVHPLGFEESVDDTEIACRVRSERPLELAVEITTSSGSGTFVVDEELTVLDGTIE, from the coding sequence ATGACCGACGGAGACCTGAATCGTACCGACGTCGAATCGGCGTTCTCGCTTTTGAGTCACGAGATTCGCCTCGACATCCTGCTGGCGCTGCTCGACGAGTGGGCCGGAGCGTACACGGCGGCGAAGTCGTACTCCGAACTGATGGACGCGGTGGGAATGAACGACAGCGGCAAATTCAACTACCACCTCGAACGGCTCCGCGGCGTCTACGTGCGAAAGACCGACGACGGCTACGTTCCCACGGCGAGTGCGACCGCCCTCTATCGGATGGTCCTCGCGCACCGACCGACGGAGTCGACGGATCAATCGATCGATGTCGACGCGCCCTGCCCCAGCTGCGGTGCGGACGCGATCGGACGATACGAAGGCTCCTTTCTCACCGTCGCGTGCGCGGCGTGCGAGTGGCCCGGGTTGACGTACGGATTTCCGGCGAACGGACTCGAAAATCGAACCGGCGACGACGTGCTCGAGGCGGTCGAACGCCGCACGCTCCACCACGCCGCCCTCGGCGGCTCGGGCCAGTGTCCGTTCTGTGCCGGGACGACGGAGGTACTCGTTTTCGCCGACGACAATCGATCCGACCGAGGAACGATCCGGGGCGTACTCGACGGAGATGATTCCCCGTCGAATTCCACCGGCGCCGAGGCCTCGACGGCGGAATCAGCGCCGCCGACCGAGGATCCTCGCGTCGAACTGGCCTGCGAGACGCGTTCCTGGATCGTCGACGTGAGCCTGCTCGTCCCGTTGTGTTTCGAGCCGCAAGTGAGTCGCCTCCTCGATCGGCTCGACGTCCATCCGCTCGGGTTCGAGGAATCAGTGGACGACACAGAAATCGCCTGTCGCGTCCGATCCGAGCGCCCGCTCGAACTCGCGGTTGAGATAACCACGTCGTCCGGATCGGGAACGTTCGTCGTCGACGAGGAGCTGACCGTCCTCGACGGTACGATCGAGTGA
- a CDS encoding M23 family metallopeptidase, which translates to MTEHASGPDAPDVGYRHRLRRRLRRVDPITLWFVGLLAVPGWYVDSLSFMQVFALFFLAPLWFFVAPVVDWLRPTDESDPEIDPRDWIHMGDRREYAVASLSLFTSFLNPIVVVGDLFQAFGGMIARLRHGGSVPDVEAYEQSVSYRLPFEGTWTVVNGSSELEHSHSWGYVNQRYAYDFVVTDADGRSRPEGSPPRVDAYYCYDEPVLAPAGGVVVDAWDADSEPNRAGGFSHPLKREIAGNYVTIQHAPDEYSVLAHLVPASVTVDVGDRVERGQPVGRCGHTGNSSEPHLHFQVQDHPDFALSAGRPIAFDHVALDAPTADALPATGGLDALSVDSATTSDEQTVERHERVHIEVGQRVRHVGPRDGSPSDETDERLHAESTVDPVSSTSPTGAGIGDASGLRRRPVVDLLKRGGLGACVAAVLSYLGGIFVDSTTIAAAILVVSIVATAYWAWCRFGPTEYRTRVGSIGFPLGLTGGGLVIAATDLSGVNPAAAAGLVGIGGFALYVVAGEATRIRLHEAFSARAG; encoded by the coding sequence GTGACCGAACACGCGAGCGGACCGGACGCTCCGGACGTGGGCTACCGTCACCGCCTCCGCCGACGACTACGGCGAGTCGATCCCATCACCCTCTGGTTCGTCGGGTTGCTCGCCGTCCCCGGCTGGTACGTCGACTCGCTCTCGTTCATGCAGGTGTTCGCCCTGTTCTTTCTCGCGCCGCTGTGGTTCTTCGTCGCGCCGGTCGTCGACTGGCTGCGACCGACCGACGAATCCGACCCCGAAATCGATCCGAGAGACTGGATTCACATGGGCGACCGGCGAGAATACGCCGTTGCCTCTCTGTCTCTATTCACGTCGTTTCTCAATCCGATCGTCGTGGTGGGAGATCTCTTCCAGGCGTTCGGCGGGATGATCGCACGGCTTCGCCACGGCGGTTCCGTGCCCGACGTCGAGGCGTACGAGCAGTCGGTCTCCTACCGGCTACCGTTCGAGGGAACCTGGACCGTCGTCAACGGGAGCAGCGAACTCGAACACTCACACTCGTGGGGCTACGTCAACCAGCGCTACGCGTACGATTTCGTCGTCACCGACGCCGACGGCCGCTCTCGACCCGAGGGGTCACCGCCGAGGGTCGACGCCTACTACTGCTACGACGAACCCGTTCTCGCACCGGCGGGCGGCGTCGTCGTCGACGCCTGGGACGCAGATTCCGAGCCGAATCGCGCCGGCGGGTTCTCACACCCGTTGAAACGCGAGATCGCCGGCAACTACGTGACGATCCAGCACGCACCCGACGAGTACAGCGTTCTCGCCCACCTCGTTCCGGCCAGCGTGACCGTCGACGTCGGCGATCGCGTCGAACGCGGACAGCCGGTCGGCCGCTGTGGACACACCGGTAACTCGAGCGAACCGCACCTCCACTTTCAGGTCCAGGATCACCCCGACTTCGCCCTCTCCGCCGGCCGACCGATCGCCTTCGACCACGTCGCCCTCGACGCACCGACCGCGGATGCGTTGCCGGCGACCGGTGGCCTCGACGCGCTATCGGTCGATTCCGCGACCACCTCCGACGAACAGACGGTCGAGCGTCACGAACGCGTGCACATCGAGGTCGGACAGCGCGTCCGTCACGTCGGGCCTCGGGACGGGTCCCCGTCCGACGAGACGGACGAACGGCTGCACGCGGAGTCGACCGTCGACCCCGTCTCATCGACGTCCCCGACGGGTGCTGGGATCGGCGACGCGAGCGGACTCCGTCGAAGGCCCGTCGTCGACCTCCTCAAGCGTGGCGGGCTCGGCGCGTGCGTCGCCGCCGTGCTCTCCTACCTCGGCGGTATCTTCGTCGACTCGACGACGATCGCGGCGGCGATCCTGGTCGTCTCGATCGTCGCAACCGCCTACTGGGCGTGGTGTCGCTTCGGCCCCACCGAGTACCGAACGCGCGTCGGATCGATCGGCTTCCCGCTCGGGCTCACCGGCGGCGGGTTGGTGATCGCTGCGACCGATCTGTCCGGCGTGAATCCGGCGGCCGCCGCCGGTCTCGTCGGCATCGGCGGCTTCGCACTGTACGTCGTCGCCGGCGAGGCGACCAGAATCCGTCTTCACGAGGCGTTCTCGGCCCGGGCGGGCTGA
- a CDS encoding FAD-dependent oxidoreductase — MSQYEVVVVGGGITGAANCYALAQFSDVERIALVEKEADVGGINSRHTHNSQTLHFGDVETNYSRDRAETVTEAAELVAGYLERVDPDREFHRVRSKMVLGVGDEEGDALRRRYYEEGFDELFPKLRPIGREEIADYEPAVVDGRDPDEPVFALHTPDGYTVDFGALARSFVREIGDTVDVYTETPVTDVSRTGRRFAVETPARTIDAEAVVVAAGPYSLELAHRMGYGESLSLLPVAGSFFAIDDGPLNGKVYTVQRPDLPFAAIHGDAEVYDADLTRFGPTAKVVPTLERGRYATIPDFLSAFGLRYRAIRAYASLLADRSLLPFILRNLVYDAPLVGRRAFVPHVRKIVPAVRTGDIARARGYGGVRPQLIDVDSGSLRMTEVTLADEGIVFNVTPSPGASVCLQNARRDTKRVLRSLGDEYAFDDAAFEAATTDHFPRE, encoded by the coding sequence ATGAGTCAGTACGAAGTAGTCGTCGTTGGCGGTGGCATCACGGGGGCGGCGAATTGTTACGCGCTCGCTCAGTTCTCGGACGTCGAGCGAATCGCTCTCGTAGAGAAGGAAGCCGACGTCGGGGGCATAAACTCACGACACACGCACAACTCGCAGACGCTTCACTTCGGCGACGTCGAGACGAACTACTCGCGGGACCGGGCCGAAACGGTAACGGAGGCCGCTGAACTGGTCGCGGGCTACCTGGAGCGCGTCGATCCCGATCGGGAGTTTCACCGCGTCCGATCGAAGATGGTCCTCGGCGTCGGCGACGAGGAGGGAGACGCGCTACGCCGTAGGTACTACGAGGAGGGATTCGACGAGCTGTTCCCGAAACTCCGGCCGATCGGGCGCGAGGAGATCGCCGACTACGAACCGGCCGTCGTCGACGGGCGAGATCCCGACGAACCGGTGTTCGCCCTGCACACCCCGGACGGCTACACCGTCGATTTCGGTGCGCTGGCCCGCTCGTTCGTCCGGGAGATCGGAGACACTGTCGACGTCTACACGGAGACGCCGGTGACGGACGTGTCGCGAACGGGGCGGAGATTCGCCGTCGAAACGCCTGCACGCACCATCGACGCGGAGGCGGTCGTCGTGGCGGCGGGTCCGTACAGTCTCGAACTCGCCCACCGAATGGGCTACGGCGAGTCGCTCTCGTTGCTCCCGGTCGCGGGGAGCTTCTTCGCGATCGATGACGGGCCCCTCAACGGGAAGGTCTACACCGTCCAGCGTCCGGACCTGCCGTTCGCCGCGATCCACGGTGACGCCGAGGTCTACGACGCCGACCTGACTCGCTTCGGGCCGACGGCGAAGGTTGTTCCGACGCTCGAACGGGGTCGATACGCGACGATTCCCGACTTCCTCTCCGCGTTCGGTCTCCGCTACCGCGCAATCAGGGCCTACGCGTCGCTTCTTGCCGATCGATCGCTCCTACCCTTCATCCTGCGAAACCTCGTCTACGACGCGCCGCTGGTCGGCCGACGGGCGTTCGTTCCACACGTCCGAAAGATCGTTCCAGCCGTCAGGACCGGAGACATCGCACGCGCTCGGGGGTACGGCGGCGTCCGTCCGCAACTGATCGACGTCGACTCCGGTTCGCTGCGAATGACGGAGGTGACGCTCGCCGACGAGGGAATCGTCTTCAACGTGACGCCGTCACCCGGCGCGTCGGTCTGCCTGCAGAACGCGCGTCGGGACACAAAACGCGTGCTACGCTCGCTCGGCGACGAGTACGCGTTCGACGACGCGGCGTTCGAAGCGGCGACGACCGATCACTTCCCGCGCGAGTGA
- a CDS encoding cation diffusion facilitator family transporter, translated as MVSTRVVVYVSLVASFVIAAAKFVAYLVTGNVSMLSQTYYSLSDVGNQILLLLGFRLSEKGASKKHPFGRGKEQYFFAFVVTVLLFGIAGFASVREGYSALGTAHQAVDVRINYAVLGVALVFESIALYKSVQGLQRERDAKGFAGFVDTFRRTKDTPLLTAATENVVAVVGVVLAIAGVYLTDVTGDTTYDALASVGIGLLLMAFALALAWESRSLIVGEGVTRRERRGLYREIEAVDGVERVLDLRTMHMGPEDVLVATDLSFDPSLDTPALESTVDDVESAIRAQLPEADRIYVEAERDDTGSIR; from the coding sequence ATGGTCTCGACGCGGGTAGTGGTCTACGTCTCGCTCGTCGCCAGCTTCGTGATCGCGGCGGCGAAATTCGTCGCCTATCTGGTGACGGGCAACGTGAGCATGCTGAGCCAGACGTACTACTCGCTCAGCGACGTTGGCAATCAGATACTGCTGTTGCTCGGGTTTCGATTGAGCGAGAAAGGCGCGAGCAAGAAACACCCGTTCGGTCGCGGGAAAGAGCAGTATTTCTTCGCGTTCGTCGTCACCGTCTTGCTGTTCGGCATCGCCGGATTCGCCTCGGTCAGGGAGGGCTACAGTGCACTCGGGACGGCCCATCAGGCGGTCGACGTCAGGATCAATTACGCCGTTCTCGGCGTCGCACTCGTCTTCGAGTCGATCGCGCTGTACAAGTCGGTCCAGGGGCTCCAGCGCGAGCGAGACGCGAAGGGATTCGCCGGATTCGTCGACACCTTTCGCCGGACGAAGGATACGCCGTTGTTGACCGCCGCGACGGAGAACGTCGTTGCCGTCGTCGGCGTCGTCCTCGCGATCGCCGGCGTCTACCTCACCGACGTCACCGGCGACACCACGTACGACGCCCTCGCGAGCGTCGGTATCGGCCTGTTGTTGATGGCGTTCGCCCTCGCGCTCGCCTGGGAGAGTCGCAGTCTCATCGTCGGTGAGGGCGTCACCCGTCGGGAACGTCGCGGGCTATACCGGGAGATCGAAGCCGTCGACGGGGTCGAGCGCGTCCTCGACCTTCGAACGATGCACATGGGTCCAGAAGACGTCCTCGTCGCAACGGACCTCTCGTTCGACCCGTCGCTCGACACCCCGGCGCTCGAGTCGACGGTCGACGACGTCGAATCGGCGATTCGCGCCCAGTTGCCCGAGGCCGATCGCATCTACGTCGAGGCCGAACGAGACGACACGGGGAGCATTCGATGA
- a CDS encoding ABC transporter permease, which produces MGEYQPDSRSVRPAGTADRAGSRWLRQTRGFTVRYARELFRNKGVLFWTIGFPTGFYLITILTAIPSEVPSAETATMKAGMAISFGTFGAIIAALNSFCEQLGADLEDDRYTLFRSLSIAPTADFAGRLIAGTVLVLTAFLAVIPVALLTGAEFSLASPLAPAVVAVALVPFAVFWMVVAIGVAVSVGNERYASIITVSLALVAYMLTGYNGTDPSSYHGPEFLLNLMPHTLATRLITDQLVADGVLTPPAVPETMIGLALLTVVGAVSLTVGIVVVRTQLYERSVIP; this is translated from the coding sequence ATGGGAGAGTATCAGCCCGATTCCCGTTCCGTACGACCGGCGGGAACCGCCGACCGTGCTGGAAGCCGGTGGCTGCGTCAGACCAGAGGATTCACCGTCAGGTACGCCAGAGAGCTCTTTCGAAACAAAGGAGTGCTGTTCTGGACGATCGGCTTTCCGACCGGATTCTATCTGATTACGATCCTCACGGCCATCCCGTCGGAGGTCCCGAGCGCAGAAACCGCGACGATGAAAGCCGGGATGGCGATCAGTTTCGGGACGTTCGGCGCAATCATCGCCGCGCTCAACAGTTTTTGCGAGCAACTGGGCGCAGATCTCGAGGACGATCGCTACACGCTGTTTCGATCGCTCTCGATCGCCCCGACCGCCGATTTCGCCGGTCGGTTGATAGCCGGCACTGTTCTGGTCCTGACGGCGTTTCTGGCCGTGATACCGGTGGCGCTTCTGACGGGGGCAGAGTTTTCGCTCGCGTCACCGCTGGCTCCGGCGGTGGTGGCCGTCGCGCTCGTCCCGTTCGCCGTCTTCTGGATGGTCGTCGCGATCGGCGTCGCCGTGAGCGTCGGGAACGAACGATACGCTTCGATCATCACGGTGAGCCTCGCGCTGGTCGCCTACATGCTCACCGGGTACAACGGCACCGACCCGTCGAGCTACCACGGGCCGGAGTTCCTGCTCAACCTCATGCCGCACACGCTGGCTACCCGGTTGATCACCGACCAGCTGGTCGCCGACGGCGTCCTCACGCCGCCGGCCGTTCCGGAAACGATGATCGGTCTGGCGCTTCTCACCGTGGTCGGGGCCGTCTCGCTGACGGTCGGCATCGTCGTCGTCCGAACGCAACTGTACGAACGGAGCGTGATACCGTGA
- a CDS encoding winged helix-turn-helix domain-containing protein — protein MELDKLVHQPIRLQLFAYLYKHGESAFSELSEELDVTEGNLASHLQTMEDEGAIDVEKTFVDRKPRTTYRLTPRGRELFEEHVATLEALIDDLGDG, from the coding sequence ATGGAACTCGACAAACTCGTCCACCAGCCGATCCGGTTGCAACTGTTCGCCTACCTCTACAAACACGGCGAGAGTGCCTTCTCCGAGCTGAGCGAGGAACTCGACGTGACGGAGGGGAATCTCGCGAGCCACCTCCAGACGATGGAAGACGAGGGTGCGATCGACGTCGAAAAGACGTTCGTCGATCGCAAACCGCGCACCACGTACCGGCTGACGCCCCGCGGACGAGAGCTGTTCGAAGAACACGTCGCGACGCTCGAAGCCCTCATCGACGACCTCGGGGATGGATGA
- a CDS encoding class I SAM-dependent methyltransferase, with protein MNSTDVRREWATRSGEYSPAYYAYYGPDERSETVSRLCTEHLAPADSILELGCSAGRHLAHLQREGFRSLAGIEINDEAFSVMADAYPDLADDGTFYAEAIEDVVGEFDDDQFDAVYSVETLQHLHPDLEWVFDELARITSTLLVTVENEGDEERTDDVAFVDDEVPLYYRNWNRVFTGRGLTEIAVEPCGRDTARAFTP; from the coding sequence GTGAATTCTACCGACGTCCGACGAGAGTGGGCGACCCGCTCGGGGGAGTACTCGCCGGCGTACTACGCCTACTACGGACCGGACGAGCGGAGCGAGACGGTCTCCCGTCTCTGTACTGAACACCTCGCGCCAGCGGACTCGATTCTCGAACTCGGCTGTAGCGCCGGACGCCACCTCGCACACCTCCAACGCGAGGGGTTTCGCTCGCTCGCCGGGATCGAGATCAACGACGAGGCGTTTTCCGTCATGGCCGACGCCTATCCGGACCTCGCAGACGACGGGACGTTCTACGCCGAGGCGATCGAAGACGTCGTGGGCGAGTTCGACGACGATCAGTTCGACGCCGTCTACTCCGTCGAGACGCTACAGCACCTCCACCCCGATCTCGAGTGGGTGTTCGACGAACTGGCCAGAATTACGAGTACGCTCCTCGTCACCGTCGAGAACGAAGGAGACGAGGAACGAACAGACGACGTCGCATTCGTCGACGACGAGGTCCCGCTCTACTATCGCAACTGGAACCGGGTATTCACCGGTCGCGGACTCACCGAGATCGCCGTCGAGCCCTGCGGTCGAGACACCGCCCGAGCGTTCACGCCCTGA
- a CDS encoding bacterio-opsin activator domain-containing protein, whose protein sequence is MSVFGEFHVPSAAFALHETLTAVPEMAIEIERVVVTDEVLTPYFWVSGVRPSQFEAAAADDPTIRDVDKLDEFSESALYRAVWTNEVQSVLYIYTQIDAVILEANGTDERWELRIRFDAREELGQFQEYCQENRIAFNLQQLSELSQPKTGGQYGLTPKQQEALVTAWECGYFDTPRGNSLESIADRLDITQQSLGKRIQRGHRSLIENTLIVSAVSDSRETPPHVKD, encoded by the coding sequence GTGAGTGTTTTCGGAGAATTCCACGTTCCGTCCGCCGCGTTCGCCTTACACGAGACCCTGACCGCCGTCCCGGAGATGGCGATCGAGATCGAGCGCGTCGTCGTGACCGACGAGGTTCTCACGCCGTACTTCTGGGTGTCCGGCGTGCGCCCGTCGCAGTTCGAGGCCGCGGCGGCCGACGATCCGACGATCCGAGACGTCGACAAGCTCGACGAGTTTAGCGAATCGGCGCTCTACCGCGCGGTGTGGACGAACGAAGTGCAATCGGTACTGTACATCTATACGCAGATCGACGCCGTGATCCTGGAGGCGAACGGAACCGACGAACGCTGGGAGCTTCGCATTCGGTTCGACGCGCGCGAGGAACTGGGACAATTTCAGGAGTACTGCCAGGAAAACCGGATCGCATTCAACCTCCAGCAGCTATCGGAACTGTCTCAGCCGAAGACCGGCGGTCAGTACGGACTCACGCCCAAACAGCAGGAGGCGCTGGTGACGGCGTGGGAGTGTGGCTACTTCGATACGCCGCGAGGCAACTCACTGGAGTCGATTGCCGACCGTCTCGATATCACCCAACAGTCGCTCGGCAAACGAATTCAACGAGGTCACCGGTCGCTGATCGAGAACACCCTGATCGTTTCTGCCGTTTCTGACTCTCGAGAGACGCCCCCGCACGTAAAGGACTGA
- a CDS encoding DMT family transporter, whose protein sequence is MFPELSEWWLGVALACLGALGFAGQYLFVRLGTVDGDVDHAVLIALGCNVAILAPPVAVRYEPPYVQLFSPTAALAFVAAGMVGMFAARILLFRSVDVLGANLTSPVVASNVLFATVIAVVVLGERLTPTHALGIVLVVAGVAIVSWETAAANGGRTLGEATALLALPIGAAAFIGVEPIFISIGLSAGTPVLPGLLLMAATASVAFVGYLAVRRSRSVLPPVTRSTGWLVAAGVSTTVGFLGYFGALSLAPVVLVVPLIQLAPLIVVVVSFVAFPRHLERLTWRVVASAVVVVVGASLVSLSG, encoded by the coding sequence ATGTTCCCCGAGCTTTCAGAGTGGTGGCTTGGCGTCGCCCTCGCGTGTCTCGGGGCGCTCGGCTTCGCGGGTCAGTACCTCTTCGTTCGGCTCGGGACCGTCGACGGGGACGTCGACCACGCGGTGCTCATCGCACTCGGGTGCAACGTCGCGATTCTCGCGCCGCCGGTCGCCGTGCGCTACGAACCCCCCTACGTGCAGCTCTTTTCGCCGACAGCGGCGCTCGCGTTCGTCGCCGCCGGCATGGTCGGCATGTTCGCCGCTCGAATTTTGCTCTTTCGCAGCGTCGACGTGCTCGGGGCGAATCTCACGTCACCCGTGGTCGCGTCGAACGTGCTGTTCGCGACGGTGATCGCCGTCGTGGTCCTCGGCGAGCGGCTGACGCCCACGCACGCGCTCGGCATCGTGCTGGTCGTCGCCGGCGTCGCCATCGTGTCGTGGGAGACGGCCGCCGCCAACGGCGGGCGCACGCTCGGGGAGGCCACCGCGTTACTCGCCCTGCCGATCGGTGCGGCCGCGTTCATCGGCGTCGAGCCGATTTTCATCTCGATCGGGCTTTCCGCCGGAACGCCGGTGCTTCCGGGACTGTTGTTGATGGCCGCGACCGCCTCGGTCGCGTTCGTCGGGTACCTCGCCGTTCGGCGCTCGAGATCCGTACTTCCGCCGGTGACGCGCTCGACGGGGTGGCTCGTCGCCGCCGGCGTCTCGACGACGGTCGGCTTCCTGGGCTACTTCGGCGCACTCTCGCTCGCGCCGGTCGTCCTCGTCGTCCCGCTGATTCAGCTCGCCCCGCTCATCGTCGTGGTCGTCTCGTTCGTGGCGTTTCCGCGCCATCTCGAACGGCTCACCTGGCGCGTCGTGGCGTCGGCCGTCGTGGTCGTCGTCGGCGCATCACTCGTTTCGCTGTCCGGGTGA
- a CDS encoding ABC transporter ATP-binding protein, which produces MTSESVAIESRGLEKSFDGGDRILQGTDLTVDRGEIVLVMGPNGVGKTVLLSCLAGGEAPTAGTIEIFGSERSSVPNDALAFMLQNSMLEPKLTGRENLAFYRDLHPRFTDRWRTYVQSLEIEEALDTLVENYSEGMKRKLEFATVLSGEVELYLLDEPTAGVDLTNVQRFHDAIVDRKERGKTFVVSSHRPMDAAIADRIAFMPDGTISAVGTPTELLNRVPTVVTVSGRAAMQVAESFTIDETLFPIGGEARGFLPAETSVSEVADVVAETDGTIETIEPTYTDLFNYYVHIEGSR; this is translated from the coding sequence GTGACGTCCGAGAGCGTCGCGATCGAGAGTCGCGGTCTCGAGAAGTCGTTCGACGGCGGTGACCGAATTCTCCAGGGGACAGACCTGACCGTCGACCGCGGCGAGATCGTGCTGGTGATGGGACCCAACGGCGTCGGGAAGACCGTCTTGCTCTCGTGTCTCGCCGGAGGAGAGGCGCCGACGGCCGGAACGATCGAGATCTTCGGGTCCGAGAGATCGTCCGTTCCGAACGACGCACTCGCGTTCATGCTCCAAAATTCGATGCTCGAACCGAAACTCACGGGCCGTGAAAATCTCGCGTTCTACCGCGACCTCCACCCCCGTTTCACTGATCGGTGGCGAACGTACGTCCAATCGCTCGAAATCGAGGAGGCGCTCGACACGCTCGTCGAGAATTATTCGGAGGGAATGAAACGGAAACTGGAATTCGCCACGGTGCTAAGCGGTGAGGTCGAGCTCTACCTCCTCGACGAACCGACCGCCGGGGTCGATCTGACGAACGTCCAGCGGTTTCACGACGCGATCGTCGATCGGAAAGAACGGGGAAAAACCTTCGTCGTCTCGAGCCATCGACCGATGGACGCCGCCATCGCCGACCGGATTGCGTTCATGCCCGACGGGACGATTTCCGCGGTCGGCACACCGACCGAATTACTGAACCGGGTCCCGACGGTCGTCACCGTGAGCGGCCGGGCCGCCATGCAGGTTGCGGAGTCGTTCACGATCGATGAAACGCTGTTTCCGATCGGCGGCGAAGCCCGCGGCTTTCTGCCGGCAGAGACGAGCGTCTCCGAAGTGGCGGACGTCGTCGCTGAAACGGACGGGACCATCGAGACGATCGAACCGACCTACACCGACCTATTCAACTACTACGTCCACATCGAGGGATCACGATGA